One Helianthus annuus cultivar XRQ/B chromosome 7, HanXRQr2.0-SUNRISE, whole genome shotgun sequence genomic region harbors:
- the LOC110924795 gene encoding pentatricopeptide repeat-containing protein At5g65560, with protein sequence MIDNCGWLNDYDTMKHLLTRFKHEQICLNDKAFGFLPVLDSSRAQALESVSLVVRVLGEIGGSVGSTGVYALISMLCATDCFELANYVIEITEKRVSYYAVLVRENCRRRRTEEAYGLIKKMRAVGCEPDTKMYNYILGCLCKMDKISEALSLVEEMKETGVDPDEITFEILISHACRLGRMDVVSESFDRLIDSGHVPRLLTYAAIVKGYFNAGRYEDAYAYVCDMEAKRMPQANKMFSLLARLHRTNGNVDGAAKILDEMMEKGLKPDYSNYARTVYSLRLFRSYDVAHNLQKKFSKFRV encoded by the coding sequence ATGATTGATAACTGTGGCTGGTTAAATGATTACGACACCATGAAACATTTGTTAACccggtttaaacatgaacaaatcTGTTTAAACGATAAGGCGTTCGGGTTTTTGCCTGTTCTTGATTCGAGCCGAGCTCAGGCGTTGGAATCTGTTTCGTTAGTGGTTCGGGTTTTGGGCGAGATTGGGGGTTCGGTTGGTAGTACGGGTGTTTACGCCTTAATTAGTATGCTTTGTGCGACGGACTGTTTTGAATTAGCGAACTATGTGATTGAGATTACGGAAAAACGGGTGAGTTATTACGCGGTTTTAGTTAGAGAAAATTGTCGGAGAAGGCGCACGGAGGAAGCTTATGGTTTGATTAAGAAGATGCGAGCAGTGGGGTGTGAACCGGACACTAAAATGTATAATTACATTTTAGGTTGTTTATGTAAAATGGATAAGATTTCTGAGGCTTTGAGTTTAGTGGAAGAGATGAAGGAAACCGGTGTTGATCCGGATGAGATAACGTTTGAGATATTGATCTCGCATGCTTGTAGACTTGGTAGGATGGATGTGGTGAGTGAGAGTTTTGATAGGTTAATCGACTCGGGTCATGTTCCTAGGCTTTTGACGTATGCTGCTATTGTAAAAGGGTATTTCAATGCTGGAAGATATGAGGACGCGTATGCGTATGTTTGTGATATGGAAGCGAAAAGGATGCCTCAGGCTAATAAGATGTTCAGCTTGCTTGCAAGGCTGCATCGGACAAATGGAAATGTTGATGGTGCTGCAAAGATTCTTGATGAAATGATGGAGAAAGGTTTGAAGCCCGATTATTCGAACTATGCAAGAACCGTATATTCGCTAAGGCTCTTTCGTAGTTATGATGTAGCTCACAATTTGCAAAAGAAATTCTCTAAATTTAGAGTTTAG